A single window of Fundulus heteroclitus isolate FHET01 unplaced genomic scaffold, MU-UCD_Fhet_4.1 scaffold_41, whole genome shotgun sequence DNA harbors:
- the pfn1 gene encoding profilin-1: MSWQAYIDTLKSPDHSGTAPVAEAAICGISAGQESVWVSTTGLANITADEIKKLASKDRSSFAQNGAYIGGTRCRLIRDQLDVDPVFALDLKTAADADGNTFGVCVGKTKTAIVIVKGTKDASGGQLSAKIFTVVSHLQKAGM; encoded by the exons ATGTCGTGGCAGGCCTACATCGACACCCTGAAGTCGCCGGACCACAGCGGCACGGCTCCGGTCGCCGAGGCGGCCATCTGCGGCATCAGCGCCGGCCAGGAGAGCGTGTGGGTCAGCACCACTGGCCTGGCCAACATCACG GCGGATGAAATCAAGAAGCTGGCGAGCAAGGACCGGTCCAGCTTCGCTCAGAACGGCGCCTACATCGGAGGAACGAGGTGCCGGCTGATCCGGGACCAGTTGGACGTTGACCCCGTCTTCGCTCTGGACCTGAAGACTGCAGCTGATGCTGATGGCAACACGTTTGGAGTCTGTGTTGGAAAGACCAAGACAG CTATAGTCATAGTTAAGGGCACCAAAGACGCCAGCGGTGGACAGCTGTCCGCCAAGATATTCACCGTCGTCAGCCACCTTCAGAAGGCCGGCATGTGA